In Flavobacterium sp. N1736, the following are encoded in one genomic region:
- a CDS encoding PAS domain-containing sensor histidine kinase, with the protein MKSKTLQITLIYITISLFVAIICDKLLTSFISSKQDFYFFIIKDFIFILITGLIFKYILSKNENRNKSIFEKFKTTNEEIKESNEKYDIVAKATSDTIWDWKIQEDSINWNKGIESVFGYKQEDVGKTSKWWFDKIHPEDSIRMSIKLYSFIEQKTEKWQDQYRFRCADGTYKYVLDRGFLLKDENGRAIRMIGAIQDITKQKEEEQRLKLLETVITQSKDSILITEANSVNGKIPKIVYVNPAFSQMSGYHSNEIIGKSTNIFNKGPNSDSDELKKLLRAIKNEEECLIETISYTKQKEEYWVRFSMIPIFNNEGVISHWISIQRDITDEKKLETEKEHLIRELTQNNKDLKQFSYITSHNLRAPLSNLIGLLNLTEDIPIEDSELEEILAGFSKSTHLLNETINDLVKVIIIKDNPSMQKEEVSLKEIFENVFSQLSFQIELHKPIIKLKFDRVPLLNTNKAYIESILLNLLTNSIKYKSENRKLKISIIAEQIDHQVILIFKDNGIGIDLERNRDKVFGLYQRFHNYPDSKGLGLYLVKSQVETMGGTIGIESEVNKGTTFTITFKN; encoded by the coding sequence ATGAAAAGTAAAACTCTCCAAATTACTCTAATCTATATTACCATTTCGTTATTTGTAGCTATTATCTGCGACAAATTGCTAACTAGCTTTATCTCTTCTAAACAGGATTTTTATTTCTTTATCATAAAAGACTTTATTTTCATCTTAATTACCGGTCTTATTTTCAAGTACATACTTTCGAAAAACGAAAACAGAAACAAATCAATTTTCGAAAAATTCAAAACTACAAATGAAGAAATTAAAGAATCGAATGAAAAATATGATATTGTAGCAAAAGCAACAAGTGACACTATTTGGGACTGGAAAATTCAGGAAGACAGCATTAATTGGAATAAAGGAATCGAAAGCGTTTTTGGATATAAACAAGAAGATGTTGGAAAAACGTCAAAATGGTGGTTTGATAAAATTCATCCCGAAGACAGTATTAGAATGTCTATTAAATTATATTCATTTATCGAACAAAAAACCGAAAAATGGCAAGATCAATATCGTTTCAGATGTGCAGACGGAACTTATAAATATGTTCTGGATCGGGGTTTTTTATTAAAAGACGAAAACGGAAGGGCTATCAGAATGATTGGGGCAATTCAGGATATCACGAAACAAAAAGAAGAAGAACAGCGATTAAAACTTCTTGAAACCGTAATCACACAATCAAAAGATTCTATCTTAATTACAGAAGCAAATTCTGTAAATGGTAAAATCCCAAAAATAGTTTACGTAAATCCTGCATTTTCTCAAATGTCAGGTTATCATTCAAACGAAATAATTGGAAAATCAACCAATATTTTCAACAAAGGACCAAATTCAGATTCAGATGAATTAAAAAAACTTTTACGAGCTATTAAAAATGAGGAAGAATGCCTCATAGAGACCATTAGTTACACAAAACAAAAAGAAGAATATTGGGTTCGATTTTCTATGATTCCGATTTTCAATAACGAAGGTGTAATTTCGCATTGGATTTCTATTCAAAGAGATATTACCGATGAGAAAAAACTAGAGACAGAAAAAGAACATCTTATTCGTGAATTAACACAAAACAATAAGGATTTAAAACAGTTTTCATACATCACATCGCACAACTTGCGCGCACCTCTGTCTAACTTAATCGGTCTTTTAAATCTTACCGAAGATATTCCGATTGAAGATTCTGAACTCGAAGAAATTCTTGCCGGATTTAGTAAATCAACCCATTTGCTAAATGAAACTATCAATGATCTGGTAAAAGTGATCATTATTAAAGACAATCCTTCGATGCAAAAAGAAGAAGTCTCCTTAAAAGAAATATTTGAAAATGTCTTTAGTCAATTATCTTTTCAAATCGAATTACACAAACCAATTATTAAACTAAAGTTTGACAGAGTACCATTATTAAACACAAACAAAGCTTATATTGAAAGTATTTTACTTAATTTACTGACCAATTCCATAAAATACAAATCAGAAAACAGAAAACTCAAAATTTCCATAATTGCAGAACAAATCGATCATCAGGTAATCCTGATCTTTAAAGACAACGGAATTGGAATTGATTTAGAAAGAAATCGCGACAAAGTTTTTGGATTATACCAAAGATTTCATAACTATCCTGACAGTAAAGGATTAGGATTATATCTTGTAAAATCGCAGGTAGAAACAATGGGAGGTACTATTGGTATAGAAAGCGAAGTTAACAAAGGGACTACTTTTACAATAACTTTTAAAAATTAA
- a CDS encoding response regulator, with translation MLEQILCVDDDPITLMLCKKVISKSSFSKEIITAPNGEEALHHFNTLKYNNSKNKVNKKPELIFLDLNMPVMGGWEFLDHFTSPYYSEFNTAKVIVLSSTIDPHDLAKAKKYPIIIDFLSKPITKPMLEYLKKKIEL, from the coding sequence ATGCTTGAGCAGATTTTATGTGTTGATGACGATCCAATTACATTGATGTTATGCAAAAAAGTGATTTCAAAATCTTCTTTTTCCAAAGAAATCATTACAGCTCCAAATGGCGAAGAAGCTCTACATCATTTTAATACTTTAAAGTATAACAATAGTAAAAATAAAGTAAACAAAAAACCGGAATTAATTTTTTTAGATTTAAATATGCCTGTAATGGGCGGTTGGGAATTTCTTGATCATTTTACTTCTCCATATTATTCTGAATTTAATACGGCAAAAGTTATTGTGTTATCTTCTACAATTGATCCTCACGATTTAGCCAAGGCAAAAAAATATCCAATTATTATTGACTTTCTTTCAAAGCCTATTACAAAACCAATGTTAGAATACCTAAAAAAGAAAATAGAACTTTAA
- the rpsT gene encoding 30S ribosomal protein S20 — MANHKSALKRIRSNEKRRVLNRYQHKTTRNAIKALRLATDKSDATSKLSTVISMIDKLAKKNIIHDNKASNLKSKLTKHVAKL; from the coding sequence ATGGCAAATCATAAGTCAGCATTAAAAAGAATCAGAAGTAACGAAAAAAGAAGAGTTCTTAACAGATACCAACATAAAACTACTCGTAATGCTATCAAAGCGTTAAGATTAGCTACTGATAAATCTGATGCAACTTCTAAATTATCAACTGTAATCTCTATGATTGATAAATTAGCTAAAAAGAACATCATTCATGATAATAAAGCTTCTAACCTGAAGTCTAAATTAACTAAACATGTTGCTAAATTGTAA